In Nicotiana tabacum cultivar K326 chromosome 17, ASM71507v2, whole genome shotgun sequence, one DNA window encodes the following:
- the LOC142171394 gene encoding protein BREAST CANCER SUSCEPTIBILITY 2 homolog A-like, giving the protein MAIEGFEPFFCPRRSVPLSKLGEVPMSREFDIAAVVVFVGHLYTEAHQSKQWVFVADGSTSTLDSNDESETLMATSFTSPCIETDSFAPINSNLVGSVVSFCNLIKRARDNVNNLRVAEATENSTYYLKFDHSHCSHMKEASASAERWAKISGSRLERLRGKVLSIISCR; this is encoded by the exons ATGGCAATTGAGGGTTTTGA GCCCTTTTTTTGTCCTCGCCGATCAGTTCCATTGAGTAAATTGGGTGAAGTTCCTATGTCCAG GGAGTTTGATATCGCTGCAGTGGTTGTTTTTGTGGGGCACCTGTATACAGAAGCTCATCAAAGTAAGCAGTGGGTATTTGTAGCTGATGGATCCACATCTACGTTGGATTCCAATGATGAATCAGAAACCTTGATGGCCACTAGCTTCACCTCACCATGCATAGAAACTGATTCATTTGCACCAATAAACTCTAATCTTGTAGGGTCTGTG GTTTCCTTTTGCAATCTCATCAAGAGAGCACGAGATAATGTTAATAACCTCCGGGTAGCTGAAGCAACAGAAAATTCGACCTATTATTTAAAATTTGATCATTCACATTGTTCTCATATGAAAGAAGCCAGCGCTTCTGCTGAAAGATGGGCAAAGATATCTGGTTCG AGACTTGAAAGGCTTAGGGGGAAAGTTCTATCTATAATTAGCTGCCGCTGA